A single genomic interval of Verrucomicrobiales bacterium harbors:
- a CDS encoding RNA polymerase sigma factor — translation MIPEDDIQKLLQEKHYQAAFEHLVERMKLKVFHLCMGILRDEASAHDAAQDCFVKVWRGLSGYGGQSALSTWVYTIARNTCLSELRRRAYRVSISLNEEGAEEIADPNSPPPGEGTPRLQTQEMASLLDRLSERHRRVLRLYYFEDCSYETVAEMLAIPLGTVKTDLYRAKKELLREFNRSQTHELRTR, via the coding sequence ATGATTCCGGAAGACGACATTCAAAAACTACTGCAAGAGAAGCACTACCAAGCCGCATTCGAGCACCTCGTGGAGCGAATGAAGCTCAAAGTCTTTCATCTATGCATGGGGATTCTTCGGGACGAGGCTTCGGCGCACGACGCCGCCCAAGATTGCTTCGTCAAGGTCTGGCGCGGCCTCTCTGGCTATGGGGGTCAGTCAGCCCTCTCGACGTGGGTGTATACCATCGCTCGAAACACCTGTCTGAGCGAGCTGCGCCGACGTGCGTATCGGGTGTCGATTTCCCTGAACGAGGAGGGCGCGGAGGAGATTGCCGACCCAAATTCGCCCCCTCCCGGAGAGGGGACACCACGGCTCCAGACTCAGGAGATGGCCTCGCTACTGGACCGGCTCTCCGAGAGACATCGGCGAGTGCTCAGGCTCTACTACTTCGAGGACTGCTCCTACGAAACGGTTGCGGAGATGCTGGCAATCCCACTGGGAACAGTGAAAACAGATCTCTATCGCGCCAAAAAGGAACTGCTACGTGAATTTAACCGGAGTCAAACCCATGAACTGCGCACGCGTTGA
- a CDS encoding transporter — protein sequence MQFSQACGYGRVLTLGFLVAGSATGHESGDRAVEAIKDNSILVEEAYNQEPGIVHHLLLMGHHVHRMGSTDDREWQFAFTQEWPLASERHQIAYTLPYSILEDRSGSTSGLGDIALHYRLQALFEQDSSPAVAPRLSLILPTGSARRGLGEGRLGYQFNLPLSKTLSDRWAIHGNAGFTTFPGLRGRDPITPHLAGSLVYAPHRQLHLLLESVGAWTQTVDASAAVHSTFECVISPGARYAVNWGDSQWVVGVGIPVGITRSAPDFGVLLYLSWEHSFLRTPEPPR from the coding sequence ATGCAATTCAGCCAAGCGTGTGGATACGGTCGGGTTCTGACCCTCGGCTTCCTCGTGGCCGGCTCGGCAACGGGGCATGAGTCCGGTGATCGGGCAGTGGAAGCGATCAAGGACAATTCGATTCTAGTGGAGGAGGCCTACAATCAGGAGCCCGGGATCGTGCATCACTTATTGCTGATGGGACATCATGTGCACCGCATGGGCAGCACGGACGATCGTGAATGGCAGTTCGCATTCACCCAGGAATGGCCACTCGCCAGCGAGCGGCACCAGATTGCCTACACGCTTCCCTACTCAATTCTGGAGGACCGGTCGGGCTCTACGAGCGGTCTCGGCGACATCGCGCTGCACTATCGCCTTCAGGCACTCTTCGAGCAGGATTCTAGTCCCGCCGTCGCGCCTCGACTCAGTCTGATTCTGCCCACCGGCAGCGCGCGGCGCGGTTTGGGAGAAGGTCGGCTCGGATACCAGTTCAACCTCCCGTTGAGCAAAACTCTTTCCGATCGCTGGGCCATACACGGAAACGCCGGGTTTACAACCTTTCCCGGCCTGCGTGGGCGCGACCCGATCACACCGCACCTCGCCGGCAGCCTCGTCTACGCCCCCCACCGCCAGTTGCATCTGCTTCTCGAAAGCGTGGGGGCTTGGACGCAGACGGTGGACGCATCAGCCGCAGTGCATTCCACCTTCGAGTGTGTTATCTCGCCGGGGGCGCGCTATGCCGTGAACTGGGGCGATTCGCAATGGGTGGTGGGAGTCGGTATCCCGGTTGGGATCACCCGGTCGGCACCGGATTTCGGCGTCTTGCTGTATCTGTCTTGGGAACACTCGTTCCTCCGAACCCCCGAGCCGCCGCGGTAA